TTAAAAAAAGGTTCGTTTAAAGCTACTTTTTCGGTTAAATGATCATACAGATGTTCGAGCGTACTCATACGGCGCGGACGGCGTGTTTTCAGGTTGATCACCGACCATTCGGAAGTAGCAGCAGCCAGAAGGGCATCTTGTTCATCCCGGATTTCAAATTCGCGGAAAGCGGTCAGTGCTCCTACCCGGCTTGGCCAGGTAAACAGCTTGTATTTTTCTTTCCAGGCCGGCAAACGGTTAATTTGTATGTTTATCCGGAATAAAACCCACGAAAGATCTTCTTTGCTGGTATTGGTAAATCCAAATCCGAGATGCTCGGCATGATCTACGGCCGCCTGCAATAATACACGATCCAGCGCAGTAATGCTCAGATGATTGTCAACCGTTGTTTCTTCCCACGAAACAATATGTTGTTCCGTCCATATTTCTCTTATTGTTGTCGCCATAATTTTTACATTTCTCCTGCCAGCAAACCGGCTTCTGCCAATAACTTTTCAATTCGTAATTCACTCAGTCCCATCTCTTCCAGAAGGGGAACATGATTCGGAATATCCCGGCAAAGGACCACTCCTTTTTCCAGTAAAAACTGCTTTTCAGCCGATTTTAATTCACTCAAACTGGTAATTGGATGATAACCCGACTGGTCGATCCAGTTTTTCAGGCTGTTTCCCGCCGGATAATCCCACGAAACAAGACGCAATCCGGCACATTCGGCATATTGAATAGCATCAGATGAAAAACGGGTATTGGTAGCCACCATCCCGTAATACTGAATATCCGATTCGGGATTGGCTTTTCTCCAGGCTGCTGCAACATCTTTAAACCGCGATTCGATGTAAAGAACCACTTTAACATCACAATTCCGTTTGCTATCGCTGTGGTATTTACATTCTATCATCATTTGCTCATCTTTGTTGCGGGCCACAACATCCACTTCATGCTCCACACATTTCCCTTTGATATGAACATTTACCGTCGACTGATAGCCTCTGGACTCCATAATCCGGCCCATAAATTTCTCAAACGGATAACCCGACGGGCCCAATTCCATAATGGCTTTTTTCAACCGGTATCGCCCGGCAGAATGTCTGGAACTCCGTCGTAAGATCCGGTAAGCCGTTTGATAAATTTTCCGGGTAGTTATTCCCTGATACAAACTTTTTTTAACTGCAGCCAGTGCCTGCTCTACATCTTTTGTGCCTGCTCCCGAATTTTTCAAAGCGGTACGCAGCTTATTTTCATCAAACGGAACACGGTCGCCGTTTCCTTTGGTTATATATATAATTTCCTGACTCATTATCTTCAATTTCTTGTTTAAAAATCTTAATTCTTCTCCTTTTCCGGTTGAGATCAATTCTCATTGTCTTCGGCATACCATTCCGCATAACTGGTAGTCGTTTCTCTAAGAAACATGTGTTTTAAGGTAACATTTTCCGGAAGACGTTTTTTAATTACCTCCACAAAATCAATGAGCATCAGTTCACTGGTGGGATTGTAATCTTTCAGAATAACCCTTTCAAAATTCTTTTTCAACTCGGCAAGTAAACCGTCCGGCATTTTATTGTACAGCACCAAAGCATGATCGTATCGATTAACGATTTCTTCCTTGACAATTTTTTTCAAATCACCAAAATCCATAACCATCCCCAGTTTCGGACTTTTTTCATCAATAATGGGTTTCCCGGCTATGGTCACCTTCAATTCGTAGGTGTGGCCATGTATGTTTCGACACAGCCCGTCATATCCTTTCAGCGCATGCGCCATTTCAAAACGAAAATCTTTGGTAATACGTACAGTGGCTTGTTTTATCATAAGTTAAGTATTGTCTTTGTTTTTACTGTCTGGCAGCCATTTTAATAATTTTATACTGTTTTGACCAACTGCTTTCCGGATTGGTCAAAATTAAAAAATAGAGGCCGGTTTTTAACTTTTCTAGACAAATCCGGTTTTGTCCGTTAACAATTTTTCCGGCACGTACAATTTGTCCCGTAAGATTAATCAGCCGGTAATCCATTGTCTTGTTTTCTCCGCTTTCCACGGTTAAAAAATCGACCGCAGGATTAGGGTAAACCGCTACCTGTAATTCCGGATTACGGGCAATGGAAGTAGGTCCACCCCAGATTTTCTGAATGTATTCCGGATGATCAATATACGGATTACGGTTATGCTGATATTCATAATAAATCACATCATTCCGGTGACGTTCAAAATCATCGGGCGGATCCTGGGCATTCCATTCCAGTAAAGTAGAAAGTTTTCCCATTTCCGGTTTGTCGCCGGTATTCACGTGGTCAACCACTTCCAGGTCGGGCTCTCCGTCATCACCCTCGTAGCGGGTAGCCATGTAAAAAATCATACGGGCCACATCTCCTTTCACCGCATCGCGAGGTTCAAACGAGTCGCCATCTTTATAACAATCGTCTGTGCCGGGCACCAAGGTTCCTCCGTTGTCAAAATCAAGGTTGCCGCGATAAGCGTTTACTTTGACATCTGCAGGCCGGATGTGATGCGCATCGGTGCCCGCCGGCGGATCGGTGCCAAAATCGCCATGCGATTTGGCCCATACATGCTCACGGTTCCATTGTCCGACATCTCCACCGTGATCGCTCTTGGCTCTGGAAATACCGGTGTATATCAGAATCACATTATTCTTGTTTTTCGGATCCTCATCCGTAGCACTTAATATATCCCACAGGTCGCTGTAGCTAAACTCTTTATGTCCTTTAATAATCTCATGCAAAGCGGCTTTCAGTTGTTCTCCTGTTTTCCCCTGGGCATTGGAATAATATCCGTCAGGAATTTGTCCCCACAGCCGAAAAACAGACAGGAACAAAAAAAGAAAAAATCCTTTTTTAATAAACGATTTCATAAAATCAGACGAATGGTTCTTTAAAAAAACAAAAAATAAAACGAAACAAAAGTAAGCAAACCTCCGGCGGTCATGTAAAGTAAAGAAATGGCCGGCAAAGCCAAGGTTTTATTTTTAATGAAGGCAAACAACACGGAAAAAACAAAAGAAAAAAGAGCCAGGTAGATAATATCTGATGAAAGATTCAGCGGAAGAAAATAAAATAAAATCCCGGCAAGAAAAGTATTCACAGCCTGGGCTACTGCCGGAAGAATATACGTTGCACTTTTCCCTACCACATACGTTCGTTCTCCTTTCCGTACCCGAAAAGCCTCCATGCTAAAACGTACAGCAATCAGGAAAAAACCAACAAACAGAATGTAACGGCTTATTCCCGAAACGAGATGCATAAACCGGTTTCCCAGCCAGATCCCCGTTAAAAACAGCAACAACTGTCCCAGCACAAGAAATACCACACTACCGGTTATATGGATAAAAGACATCTTCCGGACATCAATACCCAAAGCCACAGGCATCACCTGAAACGACAACAAAAAAAGGATAAGGATGGATACGATTT
The sequence above is drawn from the Candidatus Sulfidibacterium hydrothermale genome and encodes:
- a CDS encoding acyl-[acyl-carrier-protein] thioesterase, encoding MATTIREIWTEQHIVSWEETTVDNHLSITALDRVLLQAAVDHAEHLGFGFTNTSKEDLSWVLFRINIQINRLPAWKEKYKLFTWPSRVGALTAFREFEIRDEQDALLAAATSEWSVINLKTRRPRRMSTLEHLYDHLTEKVALNEPFFKLDPDIEFEELFSVKIRYSDLDMNGHANAGKYFDWLSDAVYEQYGHNRMAFISFNYFQECLLNDTVSIQKSRDGSGYIRGFKKETGKTAFWAKVEMQP
- a CDS encoding restriction endonuclease encodes the protein MSQEIIYITKGNGDRVPFDENKLRTALKNSGAGTKDVEQALAAVKKSLYQGITTRKIYQTAYRILRRSSRHSAGRYRLKKAIMELGPSGYPFEKFMGRIMESRGYQSTVNVHIKGKCVEHEVDVVARNKDEQMMIECKYHSDSKRNCDVKVVLYIESRFKDVAAAWRKANPESDIQYYGMVATNTRFSSDAIQYAECAGLRLVSWDYPAGNSLKNWIDQSGYHPITSLSELKSAEKQFLLEKGVVLCRDIPNHVPLLEEMGLSELRIEKLLAEAGLLAGEM
- a CDS encoding 6-pyruvoyl trahydropterin synthase family protein, whose protein sequence is MIKQATVRITKDFRFEMAHALKGYDGLCRNIHGHTYELKVTIAGKPIIDEKSPKLGMVMDFGDLKKIVKEEIVNRYDHALVLYNKMPDGLLAELKKNFERVILKDYNPTSELMLIDFVEVIKKRLPENVTLKHMFLRETTTSYAEWYAEDNEN
- a CDS encoding T9SS type A sorting domain-containing protein → MQKIWGGPTSIARNPELQVAVYPNPAVDFLTVESGENKTMDYRLINLTGQIVRAGKIVNGQNRICLEKLKTGLYFLILTNPESSWSKQYKIIKMAARQ
- a CDS encoding manganese efflux pump, which translates into the protein MEIVSILILFLLSFQVMPVALGIDVRKMSFIHITGSVVFLVLGQLLLFLTGIWLGNRFMHLVSGISRYILFVGFFLIAVRFSMEAFRVRKGERTYVVGKSATYILPAVAQAVNTFLAGILFYFLPLNLSSDIIYLALFSFVFSVLFAFIKNKTLALPAISLLYMTAGGLLTFVSFYFLFF